Genomic segment of Hippocampus zosterae strain Florida chromosome 12, ASM2543408v3, whole genome shotgun sequence:
gaatgtaatagctagggcggcccggtagtccagtggttagcacgccggcttcacagtgcagaggtaccgggttcgattccagctatggcgtccctgtgtggagtttgcatgttctccccgggcctgcgtgggttttctccgggtgctccggtttcctcccacattccaaaaaacatgcatggtaggctgattggaggctctgaattgtccctacgtgtgaatgtgagcgtggatggttgttcgtctctgtgtgccctgcgattggctggcaactgatccagggtgtcccccgcctactgcccgaagacggctgggataggctccagcacccccgcgaccctagtgaggatcaagcggttcagaaaatggatggatggatggatgtaatagCTAATTCTGTTTTGTCGAGTCAAAATGACCATCTTAGATACATTTGacatccatctctctctctgtgtgtagAATTCCAGTTGCGTAGAGAAATTACTACCACTTCTGCTACTGTCTATGTCAATCACGGATATCTGCAACAGATTTGCAATCATCGATAACTCCGGTTTAAGAATTTAAACCATGCGTACTGGCCGACCACTCACCGTTTACCGTGTTTATCCTCAGCCGGAAAAGGCCATTGAGGTCTATGAGCACGCTCTCGAGAAAACCCCCAAAGATGGTGCTCTTGCCACCAAGTTTGGGAAAGCTCTGGTCAAGACTCACTATTACGCCAAGGTTTGGAACTCATTTGCAGGGATACGCGTGACTGGCTCTCAGACGGATCTCAGTGTTGACACAAAGCTTCTTGTTACACAGGCAATACATTACTATGAAACGGCGCTGAAGTCTGAGCAGCAGAACTTCTTGCGCTATGACCTGGCTGAGCTGCTGATGAAGATGAAGCAATACGAGCGCTGCGAGAGACTCCTGCATGACTCCCTCTCCCGCGAACCAGGTGTGATTCTCCTCAGACAACATAAATCATGCCTGTTCAGGAAACgatgggataaaaaaaaaacaacaacaataaaaaatgaagtgcAACTTGACATCCAGAATGGGAACTAGCTATCTTGGCTGCTCTAGAGTGGCTCGATGTCACGGCATGGAAAAGCGCCCAGTGGGATATATTCAAGTCACTGCAGGATTTAAGCGGATACATTTTTGCAGCTCAAACACGTAGTTATGTGTCGGCAAAAGAAAGATGCTAGATGAAGTTTAGCAGCCATTTTTCCAGGTTGTAGCAGTAATATTTTTATTGAGGGTGCGGTGTGGTTTTAGTGTATTCAGTGGACACGGTTTGATTTGTCACTTTCACTAGAAGTCTCATTTCAAATAAGTGGTGATTTGAGTGGGGCCAAAATTAACCAAAAACATCCAGTGTGCAACgttcagaacttttttttaaccctttcatgcaccaaaaataataacctgcaacttgataacatgataagctgtccactgtactaATCGCTGGATTAATTCCATGATGATGGCGCTACTGTTTGATGTAATTTACAACTGTTCTCTCGCCCAACAAAGCGAGTGAGCTGTCAGCGCTCTCAGATGATTGCCGTTACCTCATGCTGTTGGCAAAGGTCCTAAATAAGGTTGACAAAACAGAAGAAGCCTTAACAACCTTACAAAGGGTAAGTGCTTGGGATTTTTGGCGGGGTTCTCGATAGAAGATTCTAGAGTTTCTATTTTATATCAAGGCTTTATGCCGTTATCTCTAAGCAATAGAAAACAAATAACCGTTACATTGAAATATAAATCGCAGTATTAGCTTGATGATGCTTGAAATGGATTACAGTTGTTGTCATTTATAAATGGTACCGTTGCTAGGCCCGGGATGTGCAGGCCAAAGTGCTAAAGCGAGTGGAACTGGAAGAGCCTGACGCCATCCCCATGCAGAAGCAGCTCGCCGCCAAGATCTGCTCCGAGATCGCTCAGCACTACACGAGTCAGAGGGGCTATGAGAGAGCTATCAAGTTCTACAAAGAAGCTCTTGTTTACTGCGAGACGGATCACAAGGTCTGTACTACTGAATCAAAACGGCCTATGTCCTCCCTGTTGCAGCTGTGCTCGACCAGCCCAAGCATCTTTGTGAATCTCATCCTTCTATGTACTAACGCTCTTGGGGATTTTGGAAGCGGTATAGGATGGTTCTCTTTCACGTAACTCCCCATTTGTAGGTGATGCTGGAATTAGCCCAAATTTTCCTCACCATCGATGAGCTCGATTCGTGTCAGGAACAATGCAGTGTCATCTTGAAGAACGACCAGTTTCATGAAGATGCAACTCTGGTGCGTTCAGTCTTTCACGACGTGCTCGGCCGTTATCCGATTGGAACACTTAATGACAACTTATTTTCAATACGTGCATGTGTTTAGATGATGGCTGACCTTATGTTCAGGAGACAAGACTACGAGCAGGCCGTCTTCCGCTATCAGCAACTCCTGGAGCGCAAGCCAGGTGCAAAACCCACAATAATTTGTGAATTATGGTCATCACTGGCTTTGTCGGTGCCTACACACAACTGTCATTTTGACAGGGTGAAAAAGTCGCTTGATGCCCAGGATCCGCAAGGATCCACATCGTcgcattccatccattttctacatttGGACCTTTTGGCAGTCGATCACAAGGCACATATGccataaacgaacaaccactcacgcgCTCACCAGTGGGCAATGTATAATCTTTAATTACCGAACAGGcatgttgtttttggaatgtgggagggaaaccAGAgtgccatggaaaaaaaaaaagacaaaaatacgcaaccgtggggagaacatgcagacacCATACAGATGCTCTCAGCCAAGATTTAAACTCAGATTGCGACGCAAATAAGCTATACATGGCTTCTATCCATTTGTGGTATCGACTGATTGCATAATGGATGATTGGAAAAGCATATCAAGCATAgtcattaatattttttttttggacatggtAGACAACTACCCAACACTGTCACGTCTGATTGACTTGCTGAGGAGGGCGGGAAAGTTGGAAGACGTGCCCAAATGTTTTGATCGAGCGGAAAAACATTCTTCTCGGGCTAAGTTTGACCCTGGTTTTAACTACTGCAAAGGACTTTATCTTTGGTGAGTTCGATTTTGCCTGAGATTTAGCTTAGTGTGCTTTGTGCAGCAGCTAACTAAATTTGTGCTTGTTGCTCAGGTACACGGGGGAACCTAACGCTGCTCTCCGCCACTTCAACCAGGCACGGAAAGACAATGATTGGGGTCAAAACGCAATTTATAACATGATCGAAATCTACCTCAATCCTGACAGTGACACAATGGGAGGAGAAGTCTTTGAGAATTTAGATGGTGAAGTCGGGTGAGTGGAAACGATTTCATAGACAGCGGTGCCTTGACATAGCGGTTCAAtactttacaaaaaataaaataaaatacaataattacATAATTGTCGAACTGTTTTTCTCATACCTTCTCAATCAATTCAAGGCACGTTTGGCTTTTTCACATCACCACACAGACACTAACCTCGCTGCCTTTTCccgttatgtgttagcattagcaatgGCTAAGCTAGTTCATGCAGTTGTTTAAAGACCCACCATGTAATGAATTCTGtttcatgtttagtttgacagtaaactttcaCTGACAGTGAATATAAACAGCTTAAAGCCTCATCTTTAAAGAATATTTTCTAATTCTATCTGACAAATTGCTGATTGTAAAGCAAGTTGCGTCAATGCCACCATACTTCGCTTGTATCTCAGGTTTCCGCCTGCTGGTCgatgagaaattaaaaaaaacagatgaatgACGGTTTGTATCTTGGAAAAACCCGTCGGGTCACTCcaatctcaaggcaccgctggtCTGTATCCGCTTCAGATGTAACTCACTCAAAATGCTAACATCTGTCGACCGATCTGAAACAGGAACTCGACAGAAAAGCAAGAGACGGAGCAGGTTGCAGTGAGAACAGCTGAGAGGCTCGTCAAGGAGATAAAGCCGCAAACGCCTGGTGGACATGTACAGCTTCGTATCCTGGAGAACTACTGCTTACtagccacaaaacaaaaagcaaatatcGAGAAAGCTCTCGCTGTTTTCACAGAGTTTGCAACCAATGAAGTGAGTAATACATAACGTCATGCTTGAGTGACTGCATTCTTTCCCGTTTGATAAATAAACATAACAGCAGGTTGCTGCGCATTATTTCACCTTCCCATATCACCCATTCCACTAAGATTTTATACATGCCTTCACACTATTTTATTGGTTTTGGAGACAACATTATCGGGAAACAGACAAGAAAGGGAGGGGCCGGTGTTGCTGCCTTAGTCCTGTTTGACCAGGATGTTTTGTGTGCATTTAGAAAGACCACGTGCCAGCACTGTTAGCCATGGCAACGGCATACATGATGCTGAAACAAACTCCTCGAGCCAGGAACCAACTGAAGCGTATCGCAAAGATGGCGTGGAATATCGTTGATGCCGACGAGTTTGAGAAGAGCTGGCTGCTCCTGGCAGACATCTACATCCATTCGGGGAAGTACGACTTGGCAGATGACCTCCTAAAGAGATGCCTCAATCATAACAAGGTATGTCACTGCTTCAGTATGGATTGCACAATCTGGCACTGAACAAGTCAAATTAGtattgagccaaaaaaaaaaaaaaaaataaaactttttttttcttcaaagctgCATATTAAAAAGAATTGAACTCTGTATTTTCTCTGCAGTCATGTTGTAAAGCTTATGAGTATCGAGGTTTTATAATGGAGAAAGAGCAGGCATTCAGAGATGCAGCATTCAACTATGAACTGGCTTGGAAATATGGAAATCAGTCCAACCCATCTATTGGTATGCTCACCAAAATAACTTATGAAGATAAATTTGAATGAATGGGAGTATtatttcaaataatatttggaaCATTCTACATTACAGGATACAAGCTTGCGTTCAACTACTTAAAAGCCAAGCGCCATTTTGACGCCATCGACGTTTGCCACAAGGTGAGGTGTCTCAAAGTGCTTATAGTTGGAAAACATCCCGCCATTTTGGAATCACAACTTGTTTTGCTTCATCCACAGGTTCTCGCTGCTCATCCAAACTATCCAAAAATGAGAAAGGACATTTTGGACAAAGCTCGTGCTGCCTTAAGGCCCTAAGATCTTGTTTTTCAACAAGGGTGTGTCGACGTTTTATATCCACTGAATATATACAGGACTGTTGTAAAATAGACAAATGTTATGAGTTCTTTCTTTTGCAGATACTGTAAGTTGAATTGACATTCACCTTAATATTTTTGTCATCACTTTGCAATGAAAAGCATATatccaaaacacaaataaagatTATTTTTGTATGTCTTTATGTGTCATATTTTCAGACTGTCCTTCAAGCCTTTCTGTATAATTTCCACCCTACTGCTGTAGGATTCGTTACGCCCGCATGATTGTCTACGCAATCTCCGTCTCAAAATTTGTTACAAAGTTAACGTTCAGTTTTGAATCTCAGTGACCgcgggttatttatttattcatacttttattattgtggttctAGCTTGCAGTGTTTAACTGCTTTATCATTTGGAAGATCTTATTACCACAGTTGAGTTGAATCTCATTGATTAACCAGTGAGTCTGTTTGATAGCCTGATGgcaaaacacatttcttttgttttgtttgactaTTTACGCTCTTCAACGGCATTCTTTATTCAGAGATGGCTTTAAGTGTCCTCAAGCGTACTTTTGGCcctgattttaaaaagtctttaaaacattttctagcacatcttttttggggggatattttaattgtttttttttaggtttgacCCCATAAAAGCTTCCGCAGCATGGGTTTTACCATGTAATTTATATATCTGATGCTTCATTAAAAAAGTTTATGAACCTTGCCTGAATTCAATGatattaataaatatattacatattattattatgtaacaGAGAAAAATAAGGAGCGATTTGTAAAAAGATCACAAAATTGATCTAGAAACGCTTACTTGCATCTTTGCATTTGCATCTATCAGTATTATGTAAGAACAGTTTATTTAACCAATATTTAAgcagtgttaatgttcaaactgcttTTGCAGAGGTTGGCAAAAATAGTAAACCTACGTTTTTTGAGAATAAAACCCTCtcttacttttactttttttcccgttTATCTTACTCATGATTGCGGTACTTGTAGATCTGACTGTTTTTGGATTGTATTACTGTACGAGACGTGGATGCTTGCAGTGTGCGAGCCAGCCCAGTTGAAGGCAGACACACTGCACAGTAGTGGCCGAGGGCAGTTTCCCCACTGGTGCGATCCACGTCGCTGCTCCTCTTGACATCAAACTCGTCATCGGCACCACTGAGGCAAAGAGCTGGGAGATTTTTGATCCATCGACAGGTAAGTGTTGGGATGTGAAAACAAGAACCAATGCATCATTGTTTTCAcgaattattattgttctttttgtcatttttcatttaactttCGCCAGATTTTCTCGGTGTGGAAATCCAGCGCGTTCCTCCACTATTTGTATCCCAGCAACCTGATGAATGGAGCTCTTGAACAAACGCCACCGGCATCATCCTTCCTTGATTCATTTAACGCGAGCGACTGCTCAATAAACACACGCCCGCCTTTATGAACCGAGACTGTAAACTTCACGAAAAGGCGACTGCGTGTCCTCGTGTAAGTTACAACTTATAAATAATTTGGAATATTTGGTTAGCAAACAAGACATTACATATTTGCTGGCTTTTTCCTCCTTTTATTGCAGCCATGGAGTTTGACACGCATAGTTCGCGCATGCGCACAACTAGGTCCCCGCCCCCTACCTGAGAGCGGCGCACCTGGATCCAACTAGACGGAAGTTTGGCCAagtacaaatcttttttttaggttttttttctctctctctctacccgACCAAAACCAGCTTCTCCTTCGCGTCGGTGTAGGCAGCGACGCGCAACCCGGTCGGAAGGAGACATGAATTCGgtccttgtgtttttgttggagTCGATTTGGGAGCTTTTTTTTATCGCACGTCGGGCTCCCTGAATCATGGTAAGCTTTCGTGATTTTCCCCCCTAACGGAATCCTCAGTAGTGTGGTTTACTGATTGATGACAATTTCACAAATTAATTTTGtgtgtgaggattaagcggttcagataacgtGTGGATGGAGTTAATTTTAGTACTTGTCCTATATCGAACGAGTTTTATGTTTAACCGCACGAGGTAAACTTTTCCTGGGTTATGTCGGAGACCAAAGTCGGTACAGTATTGCCATAAAGTGCCTTTGAGACCTCCCCAAAAGCTTGACTTATTATTGCACTTCATATCAAGTGTATTTAGATGTTATGATGTTAGAAATACGTTGGTAAAGCTCTCacacggttaaaaaaaatctatattttaacTGCAAGCAGACAATGCACACATAAAcactaactgtgtgtgtgtaaaattacAAATATTAATTTATTCACATGAGACCAGCATTATGAGGCTAAGCAAGGAGGGGTAATGTTGTTCATTCAACGTGTGTGGACGGCACGAAAAACGAAAGCAGGGATTGCTGGAACGTGAAGTTGCATTTTagattaaaacaataaaaaaatgttggtctttttttggtcatattCTGTGTAATTTGCACTCATTGtggcattgacaaaaaaaagcagacattaGAAAAATCAGTTCGGGCATAAGCAAGTTACAACGTAATTTTTATGCCTTTCCTTTTGATTAAAACATTGTACCTGTCAACATGGCTGCCACGTTGGCACGCCTTTTAACTGGGTATGTCAGTATCTGTAACATTGAAAAATATGCAGCTAATCCATGTGATCAAGATCGGCTGATCTCGCTTCTGGATAATCAGATCGGGATTGACAGTATTCAACCCTGTATGGAACAGTCCGAGCCTCATGTGGTTCTCGTGCCTGGAAATGGATGGTTTTGGGGAAAGTCTGTATCTCAACCCAAAAAGGGAGgccatacagtttttttttaaacaactttttctttgggggataatactaatgttttttttaattaccggtatgattaaaaaaaaagtttgttttaagACGGACACAAACTCAGCCAGCACAATTGCGGGCAACCAGTCTGACAGAAAATGGCCGCTTTTCTTCACCCGCCCAGCCACTCCTTACACATACTGTAGCTGGCAAACCACTGTGATGGACATCTCGATGATAGAAACTTAGGACTCCTCATTGTGCCAATGTTTGGCCGCTTCAGTTTACTTATTCCGCTCCGTTTTAATGATGGCTGAGTGGTTCTGTCGAGGACATAAACGGCACTTTATAATGATGTAAAACCTAGAAGTGACGCTGACTTTTGACACTGGTTCTCTATCGATGCATTGCAGTTGGGACTGCAGTTTAAACCCAGCCTGGGTCTGCATCCAAGAAGAATGACAATACTGCGCCGAGTGTTCCGACGACGACTGCATCCTCTGAAACTGATCGTAGCTGCACTGGTCTTTGTCACGTTTGTGTTCTTGATACAATGGGAAGTGGAGAACCGAAGTCAACGGGAGGACCCGTGGCTCAAGGAGATCAAAGAGAAGCAGGATACCATGCTGGGCATGGTGATGGGAGCGGTTAACAACTTCAGGGACGCCATGCCCAAATTGCAGATTGGAGCCCCCATACGTCAGAAGCACAGTGCAAACGGTGCGTCCTGCTTGCCGGGTCGCTACACAGCCGCCGAGCTCAAACCGGCCTTGGAGAGGCCTCCCCAGAACCCGCTAGCGCCGGGCGCCGCCGGCAAGCCCTTCCGGACGGACTCGCTGAGCCCCGCAgaacagaaagaaaaagagacgGGCGAGCAGAAGCACTGCTTCAATCTGTATGCCAGCGATCGCATCTCCCTGAGCCGAGACCTGGGCGCCGACACGAGACCACCAGAGTATGTTTGCTTGCGCACTCTTCATCCTGTTCATACAAAAGAACTCATGTTTGACTTGATCTTAAACTCCATATGGAGACGGCAATGTTTGTGCCAGCCAAATTGTGCTCACTCCTTTGCCAAATAATTGCTCGGAACCAAAGCTGCGGTCGCACCTACTTGTTGTGCTGTGCCGATTTATAACAGAAATGATAATAGTAATAAAACAATAACGTTCAACTGGCACACTATGACAAAAGTATAGACCGCAAACCCCACCTACTTGTGCTATGTCCGTTTGTAACTGAATAGTTTGATAATCCAGAGACCACAAACACTTGTGAAAAGTGACCTATCATAATGTCGCAAAACtatttacaataatatgttccaTAAGCCATTTACAGAAGTTTGAGGAAACTGGCCCTTTAGTTTTTCCAAGGTAAACTCGAAGTCATGGGTGGGCAATTAATCTTGCAAAGTGACCAAAAGAGAAAGAGGAACGCTTGGGCGAAGCCAACATGCAAATCTTAAATAATTTCGCTAACATTAGGaccgatgttgttgtttttgcttgtctctttttttttttctccagtttttcTTTGACTTCGTTGTCACAGTAAGGGCCGGTCAAAGACAGTgggcgggccagatgtggcccccgaGCCGTATTTTGTGCAAGAACTATAAATTACAATGGAAGCTCTAAATTCATGTTTCCCATAGGAAATCATGGCGCAGAGGAAATGtcttatgtcatttttttgttaacattcttaactgtcatACAAGTGAAAAATAAGTTCCCCGCTGGAAATCACAAATTTTGTTGGCAAAGCTAATGGCGACCCCAGAGTCTTGCTGCTTTGAGTACGAGTCTTCTTACTTCAACTAACTTCTGCTTAATATTCATCTTCATAGTTCTTCTTTATCTTTCCCCGTCAACGTCCATTTTGAGTCTGTCCCTTCTACGGAATAAGtgttgcaaaaaatatattttttaaatcattctgaGCTTCTCTGAGGTCTTACCCAATACATTATGGCATCTTGTGACGTCATCCCCAAAAATAGATTTGAATTGGAATTGTTACAAAAatccaaagttaaaaaaaaaacaaaacactgtggTTAGCGTTCAAACTTTATCAGTCATGTCATATGGGGGCGTTGACCAGGTTCCATATGCAGAGGTTCTACTGTAACTTCCTTTTTGTGGAGGTGAAGCGCAAAAACACTCTGGTCTTTGCATAACATAGATTGTggtattgggggtgggggcgtgggggcAGTAATACAAGACTCGAGCCTGAGCTCCAGCAAATCCATTGCGTTTGGTTTTTGCAAGTGGAGTCGGACAGAAACCACAGAGATGATTGCTCTCACGGAGACTTTGCTTCAGCATGCCTACCCATAGTAACCGGGAAGGCCAGCTCAAGCAAAAAGCCACTTACATTTGGATCATGACGGCACACCCCTCTGTGGTGCCCCCATCTCAGCCCGCATGCCATCGCAGTACACGTAACGTACACAACAACCAAATGCGtaattttttaaatctctgaCAATCAAATAGTTTCTCCCACTGCCCAtttgaaggaagaaaaaaaatgttgccaccCCACGCGGTGTCACAGCAGTAATCAAACACGGCACAGAGGAAGCCTTCCGGAGCGCTCGGGACAGATAGATCTTTGTGCCTCTCTCCGCAGATGTATTGAGCAAACCTTCAAGCGATGCCCTCGCTTGCCAACCACCAGCGTGATAATCGTCTTTCACAATGAGGCTTGGAGCACCCTGCTCAGGACGGTGTACAGCGTCCTGCATACATCCCCCGCCATTCTCCTCAAGGAGATTATCCTGGTGGACGACGCCAGTGCTGATGGTAAAACGGGGGGGGGCTTAGGAGCCAATCACTCGTTTCTCTTTGCAGGGTTTGATTTCATGCGGTGCAGTGGGGAGGAAGCCCTTTTCCTCTATTGTAGCTGGAGGAAGTGAGAAGTGAAGGTGAATACTTTCCCTAAGGACTTCACAGTCAGAGCTCCGAAAtgactcttgaaaaaaaaaagaggcccgGTGGGGGGAAGTAACAGAATCCTAGGGGAGACTTCAGTCCATTTGGAGCCTTTTAGATTCAGTTACTGAAAGGGAGCCAGGCCCACACGCGGTGGCCGGATAGGCAGCAGCCGTACTCTGTGGAAACGGGTTTGACCAAATAGCTCCCCCATATTGAGGATTAGCAGCAAAGCTAGCTTTCCTTTATTCGGGTTGAGTCACGCATGCCAACGATTGTGAGTCTTATCAGCTGGACAGTCCCCGCGCCTTTTATATGGAGCTTAAGCAGATGGTTTATAACTGTCAAACTCATTCACGGTGTCATTTTAACCTTTTTGATACTTGCCTTTCAGATGTGCTTAAGGACGAGTTGGACGAGTATCTGAAAGCTCTCAGTATTGTCCGGGTCGTCCGGCAAGTAGAGAGGAAAGGCCTGATTACTGCTCGGTTACTGGGCGCGTCTGTGGCTACCGGTGACACCCTCACCTTTCTGGATGCCCATTGTGAGTCCACACCATTATAGTTAGTATTTGTTtcattgtggcttttttttattttttattttttattttatttttggggggcatgcTTTGTTTGTAGATTTgcatagttttagttttagtgttagttttagtttttattttttaattcatataAAGTCTATATGAGTACACGTTTTCTAAAAAAGTCTTGGCTCGTGCAAACTCCTTGGTGGTCATATTGCGTGCCAGACACGCCGATGACCGTAGTGAAGGAGCCGGGTGTGAGTCGGTTTCTTGTCCTCGCAGGCGAATGCTTTCACGGCTGGCTGGAGCCGCTGCTTGCCAGGATTGCGGAGAACTCGACCGCCGTGGTCAGTCCTGACATATCGACCATCGACCTCAACACCTTTGAGTTCATGAAGCCGTCCCCGTCCGGCCAGAACCACAACCGGGGCAACTTTGACTGGGGCTTGTCCTTTGGATGGGAGAGTCTTCCGGATCATGAGAAAAACAGGAGGAAGGACGAAACGTACCCAATTAAGTAAGCCTGGCGTCCCTGCGACGTGGACTCTTGCGAAAACGACTTTTTCATTCAAGTCTTTTGCAGGACGCCCACTTTTGCCGGCGGGCTGTTCTCCATCTCCAAGGAATATTTCTACCACATTGGAAGCTATGATGAGCAAATGGAAATCTGGGGTGGCGAGAATATTGAAATGTCTTTCAGGGTAAGGAATGCCCAGGCATGAACGTACCTCATTTCCACCAAGCAGGTGTCCGGTCCTCAAGGGACACTCATCCTGCATGTTCTCGactcacctgattcaaatgatcaggactgcagagcttgctgatcatTGGAATCAGAGCCGGAGTTTGACAGCCGCTTCTATTGTATTGTGACTTTGCAGACGCTAGCGTGATCAAATTATGACTTGTAAATGTGTGTCAAAGCTGTTATTTCACGCCGTCAAGCTACTATTGTCACGTCACGGCAGTGATTCCCATTGTGGCGTACACTCACTGAATTTTGTTGTCAAATTGtagaaaatgtcactttttttctctcgcatACATTTCAGTTGTATTCTTACTTATATGTACTGTAGGTCCTTTTTTTTATCTAAAAGTGTAATTGAATCAttaagtgtttttaaaaataatcagaGCTGTATAATGTTACAGTATCTTAAAATAATAAACCCCATTTGGTGTTTGGCTCTgtaggccgtttttttttttaaattgggggtttttttctggaaaaaaaacaccccccacccccctcccaaaaaatccTCAGCTGAACTCATTTTTCTGTGACAAGCGCGTATCAgaacacattttcaacacattttatattACAGGATGTTCTGCTCTCAattgtgaacattttgagttttggaCCTTGCCTTTGCAACATTGTTACAAAGTCAACACCTTCGGCTCTCTCATTCCCAAACATTTGACCAGAAGTGGGAACAATTCTAAATAACAGTCCATCTGTCACATTTCAGACTTGATCACAGATTTCCACCAGCCCCATGAATCTTgtctaaaatacagaaatatgaacacctcaccagggtgaaatacactttttttggggggggggataaacccTCTTGTGTTCTCTGCTACTGTATGTCAGCCTTGGTCTTGGTAGTTTGAGAGCTAAATATTCATGATGTGGTATTTGGTGTCAAAAGTTGGATCACCCCGTACAGTACTTAATTGTAGCTGACATGACAATTGCCAAACTCGTAAGTGGAAACGAggcttgaagtgttttttttttttttttttttttttttatgctgttgACCTGTCACCCACAGGTCTggcagtgcggcgggcagctggagATCATCCCCTGCTCCGTCGTGGGCCACGTTTTCCGCACCAAGAGTCCCCACACTTTTCCCAAGGGCACGCAGGTCATCGCCCGCAACCAGGTCCGACTGGCCGAGGTCTGGATGGACGAGTATAAGGAGATCTTCTACCGTCGTAACCAGCAAGCGGGACAGATGGCCAAAGATGTACGTGTTTACTTCTCATCGGCGTTTACCCAGTTAATCACTTCAAATCTACTTTCAcgcgctgttgttgttgttgttttttttttttttttggacgcaATAATGGTAGCGCTTCAGGACCTCTCTTCTTGAAGGCAAGTTTAAACATATCCTTCTGCTAATTACCAAGCAGCAGCGGTTTGTATGTCTCAACACTACACGTGAGGTGAA
This window contains:
- the galnt3 gene encoding polypeptide N-acetylgalactosaminyltransferase 3, which gives rise to MLGLQFKPSLGLHPRRMTILRRVFRRRLHPLKLIVAALVFVTFVFLIQWEVENRSQREDPWLKEIKEKQDTMLGMVMGAVNNFRDAMPKLQIGAPIRQKHSANGASCLPGRYTAAELKPALERPPQNPLAPGAAGKPFRTDSLSPAEQKEKETGEQKHCFNLYASDRISLSRDLGADTRPPECIEQTFKRCPRLPTTSVIIVFHNEAWSTLLRTVYSVLHTSPAILLKEIILVDDASADDVLKDELDEYLKALSIVRVVRQVERKGLITARLLGASVATGDTLTFLDAHCECFHGWLEPLLARIAENSTAVVSPDISTIDLNTFEFMKPSPSGQNHNRGNFDWGLSFGWESLPDHEKNRRKDETYPIKTPTFAGGLFSISKEYFYHIGSYDEQMEIWGGENIEMSFRVWQCGGQLEIIPCSVVGHVFRTKSPHTFPKGTQVIARNQVRLAEVWMDEYKEIFYRRNQQAGQMAKDKTFGDVSKRVKLRERLQCKNFSWYLKNVYPEVFMPDLNPLRFGAVKNVGKDSCLDAGENNDGGKQLIMYPCHGMGGNQYFEFSTHHEIRHNIQKELCLHGVQGPVKLEACQYKGRNTAVGPEQKWQMQDNQLIYLPRSNMCLSARLEHPSLTPCDPSDRYQLWAFI